Proteins co-encoded in one Stigmatopora nigra isolate UIUO_SnigA unplaced genomic scaffold, RoL_Snig_1.1 HiC_scaffold_26, whole genome shotgun sequence genomic window:
- the snx3 gene encoding sorting nexin-3 isoform X2 translates to MADTIADTRRLFSKPQNLNDAYGPPSNFLEIDVSNPDTIGVGRGRHTTYEVRLKTNLPIFKLKESSVRRRYSDFEWLRAELERESKVVVPPLPGKALIRQLPFRGDDGIFDDSFIEERMHGLEQFLNKCANYGAGWI, encoded by the exons ATGGCAGACACTATAGCTGATACAAGAAGGCTCTTTTCTAAACCTCAGAATCTAAACGATGCGTATGGCCCACCGAGCAACTTTCTGGAGATTGATGTGAGCAATCCCGATACGATCGGGGTCGGTAGGGGCAGACACACGACGTACGAAGTCAGATTGAAG ACGAACCTTCCCATCTTCAAGCTGAAGGAGTCGAGTGTACGAAGGCGCTACAGTGACTTTGAGTGGCTCAGAGCAGAGTTGGAGAGGGAGAGCAAG GTTGTTGTGCCACCCTTGCCGGGTAAAGCGCTGATCCGACAGCTGCCATTCCGAGGGGATGATGGGATATTTGATGACTCATTCATAGAGGAGAGGATGCATGGTTTGGAGCAGTTCCTTAACAA
- the snx3 gene encoding sorting nexin-3 isoform X1 — translation MADTIADTRRLFSKPQNLNDAYGPPSNFLEIDVSNPDTIGVGRGRHTTYEVRLKTNLPIFKLKESSVRRRYSDFEWLRAELERESKVVVPPLPGKALIRQLPFRGDDGIFDDSFIEERMHGLEQFLNKVAGHPLAQNERCLHMFLQDESVDKQYTPSKVRQA, via the exons ATGGCAGACACTATAGCTGATACAAGAAGGCTCTTTTCTAAACCTCAGAATCTAAACGATGCGTATGGCCCACCGAGCAACTTTCTGGAGATTGATGTGAGCAATCCCGATACGATCGGGGTCGGTAGGGGCAGACACACGACGTACGAAGTCAGATTGAAG ACGAACCTTCCCATCTTCAAGCTGAAGGAGTCGAGTGTACGAAGGCGCTACAGTGACTTTGAGTGGCTCAGAGCAGAGTTGGAGAGGGAGAGCAAG GTTGTTGTGCCACCCTTGCCGGGTAAAGCGCTGATCCGACAGCTGCCATTCCGAGGGGATGATGGGATATTTGATGACTCATTCATAGAGGAGAGGATGCATGGTTTGGAGCAGTTCCTTAACAA AGTGGCCGGTCACCCTTTGGCCCAGAACGAACGGTGCCTGCACATGTTTCTACAAGACGAGTCTGTGGACAAGCAGTACACCCCGTCCAAAGTCAGACAGGCTTAA